GCCACCGCCTCGCCTATATTTGGCGCCGTGATTCGCGCCGGAGCGGGGAGCTCTTCGAGTCGCAATACCTTGCAGGCCGCCGAGCAGGCGTGCGGCGAGGCCATGGCCCGCGCTCAGGTGGACCGGGCCGATCTGGTCGTGGCCTTTTTCACCGTCGATCACCTCGCGGACAAGGAGCGACTGGTCGGGACTCTCAAGCGATTCTCGGGCACCGACCGGATCATCGGCTCGAGCGCCGCCGGCGTCTTGACGGCGGGCGGGGAGATCGAGGGAGAGCCCGGCCTGGCGGTTCTCGCG
This window of the Candidatus Zixiibacteriota bacterium genome carries:
- a CDS encoding FIST N-terminal domain-containing protein produces the protein MARAQVDRADLVVAFFTVDHLADKERLVGTLKRFSGTDRIIGSSAAGVLTAGGEIEGEPGLAVLALRSDEIHGKVFLFHPLRGRDDSVGADIGRQMRGTAGPRRLS